From the Clarias gariepinus isolate MV-2021 ecotype Netherlands chromosome 3, CGAR_prim_01v2, whole genome shotgun sequence genome, one window contains:
- the si:ch211-165g14.1 gene encoding transcription factor 20 isoform X2 encodes MDPMSRLNLMHLQDPLPKPLDLTKQISEALNLVKNKPRQSSRASGTNTICSPPSSEFSYESVCVPLNTSLPNGHTHTPVVTGTKNGQTDGVTVQGLERNRGEGEREKNGAGFRDTPSSRSHSRFSGTPSSGFLGSGHTECVSSDDSSVIEVPVNVKTHGVSKDKKRKKEERTEHSSAQLIECHVLQDSDSLESRNVASTSEAENEAKNGSSQMTAPATKKTRNKQHMRSSAGKKETASAVKRRRQKKKRSGLSSSPCAFPSHEPEIKLKFSSRKEEKREGSRGNTFTPYVRMQFSVCTVVNYEEDFKEKKQRQPTASPGIVPSTSCLQLGRLGTEGKHQSGELCCLCGRSANAAGLGDLHGPYNPCTQGKTTSEDVLINGHEDVEAKMKRRSDEIGERWVHEDCSIWSAGVFLVKGRLYGLDEALQVAQHAVCSCCHRCGATLGCFFRGCPNKYHFPCALQADCVFNEENFTLRCPKHKNKSGLGASQPRNM; translated from the exons ATGGATCCTATGAGTCGGCTGAACCTCATGCACCTTCAGGATCCGCTTCCCAAGCCTCTGGATCTCACCAAGCAGATCTCCGAAGCTCTGAATTTGGTGAAGAACAAGCCGAGGCAGAGCAGCCGTGCCTCAGGGACCAACACCATCTGTTCTCCTCCTAGCTCAGAGTTCAGttatgagtctgtgtgtgtgcctttaAACACCTCACTACCAAacggacacacccacacaccggTAGTAACCGGTACGAAAAACGGCCAGACTGATGGTGTGACTGTACAAGGACTCGAGCGGAACAGAGGAGAAGGGGAAAGAGAAAAGAACGGTGCAGGATTTCGGGACACTCCTTCATCACGATCACATTCCCGGTTCTCGGGAACACCGTCGTCAGGCTTTTTGGGATCAGGACACACAGAATGCGTTTCCAGTGACGACAGCAGCGTGATCGAGGTGCCTGTGAACGTTAAGACACACGGAGTTTCAAAAGACAAGAAacggaaaaaagaagaaaggacaGAACATTCTTCTGCACAGCTGATAGAATGTCACGTGCTCCAGGATAGTGACTCGCTGGAGTCCAGGAACGTAGCATCCACCTCAGAGGCAGAAAATGAGGCAAAGAATGGATCAAGCCAGATGACCGCGCCGGCGACAAAGAAAACTAGAAACAAACAGCACATGAGGTCTTCAGCAGGCAAGAAAGAAACAGCGAGTGCAGTGAAGAGGAGGAGGCAGAAGAAGAAGCGCTCTGGTTTATCCTCGTCTCCGTGTGCGTTTCCGTCTCATGAACCTGAGATTAAGCTGAAGTTCTCAAGCCGCAAGGAGGAGAAGCGAGAGGGAAGCCGAGGGAACACCTTTACCCCATATGTCCGTATGCAGTTCTCTGTCTGCACTGTTGTCAACTATGAGGAAGACTTCAAGGAGAAAAAGCAGCGACAACCCACAGCTTCCCCGGGGATCGTTCCCAGCACGTCGTGTTTGCAGCTGGGTCGCCTTGGGACAGAGGGAAAGCACCAGAGTGGCGAGCTGTGCTGCCTGTGTGGCCGGTCGGCCAATGCCGCAGGATTGGGAGACCTGCATGGGCCGTACAATCCCTGCACACAGGGCAAGACGACTTCAGAAGATGTCCTGATAAATGGACACGAGGATGTTGAAGCAAAGATGAAGAGAAGGTCAGACGAGATCGGGGAGCGCTGGGTTCACGAGGACTGCAGTATCTGGTCAGCGGGGGTTTTTCTTGTTAAAGGAAGGCTGTACGGGCTGGACGAGGCACTCCAGGTCGCACAACACGCT GTGTGCTCGTGTTGCCACAGGTGTGGTGCCACTCTGGGATGTTTCTTCAGAGGCTGCCCAAATAAATACCACTTTCCCTGCGCTCTCCAGGCCG ACTGTGTGTTTAATGAGGAAAACTTTACTCTGAGATGTCCAAAGCacaag AATAAATCAGGACTCGGTGCGAGCCAACCGCGGAACAT GTGA
- the si:ch211-165g14.1 gene encoding transcription factor 20 isoform X1: MDPMSRLNLMHLQDPLPKPLDLTKQISEALNLVKNKPRQSSRASGTNTICSPPSSEFSYESVCVPLNTSLPNGHTHTPVVTGTKNGQTDGVTVQGLERNRGEGEREKNGAGFRDTPSSRSHSRFSGTPSSGFLGSGHTECVSSDDSSVIEVPVNVKTHGVSKDKKRKKEERTEHSSAQLIECHVLQDSDSLESRNVASTSEAENEAKNGSSQMTAPATKKTRNKQHMRSSAGKKETASAVKRRRQKKKRSGLSSSPCAFPSHEPEIKLKFSSRKEEKREGSRGNTFTPYVRMQFSVCTVVNYEEDFKEKKQRQPTASPGIVPSTSCLQLGRLGTEGKHQSGELCCLCGRSANAAGLGDLHGPYNPCTQGKTTSEDVLINGHEDVEAKMKRRSDEIGERWVHEDCSIWSAGVFLVKGRLYGLDEALQVAQHAVCSCCHRCGATLGCFFRGCPNKYHFPCALQADCVFNEENFTLRCPKHKNKSGLGASQPRNM, translated from the exons ATGGATCCTATGAGTCGGCTGAACCTCATGCACCTTCAGGATCCGCTTCCCAAGCCTCTGGATCTCACCAAGCAGATCTCCGAAGCTCTGAATTTGGTGAAGAACAAGCCGAGGCAGAGCAGCCGTGCCTCAGGGACCAACACCATCTGTTCTCCTCCTAGCTCAGAGTTCAGttatgagtctgtgtgtgtgcctttaAACACCTCACTACCAAacggacacacccacacaccggTAGTAACCGGTACGAAAAACGGCCAGACTGATGGTGTGACTGTACAAGGACTCGAGCGGAACAGAGGAGAAGGGGAAAGAGAAAAGAACGGTGCAGGATTTCGGGACACTCCTTCATCACGATCACATTCCCGGTTCTCGGGAACACCGTCGTCAGGCTTTTTGGGATCAGGACACACAGAATGCGTTTCCAGTGACGACAGCAGCGTGATCGAGGTGCCTGTGAACGTTAAGACACACGGAGTTTCAAAAGACAAGAAacggaaaaaagaagaaaggacaGAACATTCTTCTGCACAGCTGATAGAATGTCACGTGCTCCAGGATAGTGACTCGCTGGAGTCCAGGAACGTAGCATCCACCTCAGAGGCAGAAAATGAGGCAAAGAATGGATCAAGCCAGATGACCGCGCCGGCGACAAAGAAAACTAGAAACAAACAGCACATGAGGTCTTCAGCAGGCAAGAAAGAAACAGCGAGTGCAGTGAAGAGGAGGAGGCAGAAGAAGAAGCGCTCTGGTTTATCCTCGTCTCCGTGTGCGTTTCCGTCTCATGAACCTGAGATTAAGCTGAAGTTCTCAAGCCGCAAGGAGGAGAAGCGAGAGGGAAGCCGAGGGAACACCTTTACCCCATATGTCCGTATGCAGTTCTCTGTCTGCACTGTTGTCAACTATGAGGAAGACTTCAAGGAGAAAAAGCAGCGACAACCCACAGCTTCCCCGGGGATCGTTCCCAGCACGTCGTGTTTGCAGCTGGGTCGCCTTGGGACAGAGGGAAAGCACCAGAGTGGCGAGCTGTGCTGCCTGTGTGGCCGGTCGGCCAATGCCGCAGGATTGGGAGACCTGCATGGGCCGTACAATCCCTGCACACAGGGCAAGACGACTTCAGAAGATGTCCTGATAAATGGACACGAGGATGTTGAAGCAAAGATGAAGAGAAGGTCAGACGAGATCGGGGAGCGCTGGGTTCACGAGGACTGCAGTATCTGGTCAGCGGGGGTTTTTCTTGTTAAAGGAAGGCTGTACGGGCTGGACGAGGCACTCCAGGTCGCACAACACGCT GTGTGCTCGTGTTGCCACAGGTGTGGTGCCACTCTGGGATGTTTCTTCAGAGGCTGCCCAAATAAATACCACTTTCCCTGCGCTCTCCAGGCCG ACTGTGTGTTTAATGAGGAAAACTTTACTCTGAGATGTCCAAAGCacaag AATAAATCAGGACTCGGTGCGAGCCAACCGCGGAACATGtaa